Within the Oncorhynchus kisutch isolate 150728-3 linkage group LG13, Okis_V2, whole genome shotgun sequence genome, the region TCTGACCTTTTTTCTTCAGTTTGGAACTTAATGAACCCAACCCAGGCATCCCCAGTTAAAAAGGTAGTGACTAGTCACGGACTGTGGTACTCACCCACAGATGTGGCACTTGTACTCTCTCATGCCCAGATGTCTCTTCACGTGGTTCCTGGCGTCACCCAGCTGGGCGGTGGCAAAGTTGCAGATTTTGCACTTGAATGGCTTCGATCCTGCAGAACAATAAGTGAAGTCAATTGATCCTACTTTATCTattggggggaaaaaacacacaaatgacTATAAACAGAATAATAAAAAGAAAGTAATGGTTGTAGATGTAGGGGTGAAGGTagagtagagccataagggggggggggggggcgacatgGAGGCACATTCTTTAATAACATTCAAACTGAAAGATCTTTGCACAATTGCAGAGATGGTGAGACTGAACGATGACGTGGTGAATTCTTGTTGTTAGTCAGGTTGTTGAAATTTGGAACATTCTTCACTGCTACTGTGCTATTTTAATGCCCAAGATCGACTGTAAAACAACCAGACACCCTGAGCCCAGGACatacatcaaaacgatgaaataagctggttgagagaatgccaagagggtgcaaagctgttATGAAGGCAACgggtggccactttgaagaatgtaaaatataaaatatttttggggttACAACAtgtatgattccatgtgtgttatttcatagttttctacattattctacattgtagaaaatagtccaaataaagaaaaacccttgaatgagtaggtgtgtccaaacctttgactggtactgtataaaaaaACACAAGCTCCTACAGTGAGTACATGGCTTTTCTCTCCTtcaatctcctcctctctccatctctctcttccctactcTTCCTTCTTTTGCTTCTGGATGCGTCAATTGGATACCAAAGGTCAGGCAGAACACGTAAATCCATTTTGTGTGCACTCACTACCACGTTCCATCATTAAAAGCGCTAATCACCCTGCCTGGCTTTGCAGGGAGGTATCCTTCTAATTATTCTCGTTAATAAAATGGGGAGGGTGGGCTGGCAGTGGCGTTTGAGAGAGTGGCACAGTCTCTGCCCGCCATTTGTCATTTAAGAGCAGCAGAGCGAGTGAGGGGGCTGCTATGGATCGTCAGCGCCCATGATGGCCACACCACCCCCTAGGCTAATAGAACACACTGACTGGGGAAGGCCTGTTCAATCAAACAAGCGCTGCAGCATGCCGCGGAATAGTACTGTAGCATTGTAAATATGCCCCAAAATAATAGTCCAATGCTGTTTCAGTTAGCCTAGTTAGAACATTTAAGAATAAGTCAACTCATGAACGCAACAACAGTGCTATTTTTCCTAAATGAATTGAACCCCAGCCTTTATTTCTTTGTGTAGAATATACACAAGATGTGTATGCAACTACAAGTAAGGGCCATTCATGTCGATGGTGCCGCATAGACTAGGGCCAGGTCCTATGCAGACAGACTAGGGGCCAGGTCCCATGCAGACAGACTAGGGCCAGGTCCCATTCAGACAGACTAGTGGCCAGGTCCCATGCAGACAGACTAGGGGCCAGGTCCCATGCAGACAGACTAGGGGCCAGGTCCCATGCAGACAGACTAGGGCCAGGTCCCATGCAGACAGACTAGGGGCCAGGTCCTATGCAGACAGACTAGGGTCAGGTCCCATGCAGACAGACTAGGGCCAGGTCCCATGCAGACAGACTAGGGGCCAGGTCCCATGCAGACAGACTAGGGCCAGGTCCCATGCAGACAGACTAGGGCCAGGTCCCATGCAGACAGGCTAGGGCCAGGTCCCATGCAGACAGGCTAGGGCCAGGTCCCATGCAGACAGACTAGGGCCAGGTCCCATGCAGACAGTCTAAAGCAGCAGTTCTCCAGTATGACACACTAATCTGACTGGAAACCTTCTATAATATACCCGCTATGCAATCCGCTCTCCCAGTGAATATCCCAAGACTCATTGCAATATTTATTTCAGGGGCAGCCGCTGATTTGATGAAGCACTTTGTGTAGATGACTAATTTGTTCATACACGGTTCACTTGCCGCGAGCTGGAAGTACGACGCGTTGAATTCTAAGCTGGTAACGAAGATGGAAAGGCACACGCGTGCTAACAAGGCCTGCAAACAGGCGAGGGAGGGGCGTTAACACACGGGCCTCTTCCCTTAGCATCGATACACATCCCTATGATGCGCTCCCCAAAACAAACACACGCCCAAGCCGAGGTGAAGCGAGTGACAGGCGCAGAGGGAGAGTATCTGGCCAGTATGAGACATGGCAGGAGGAGATGGATGTAGCATCCCTCCCTTCTCACGTCTCACCATGTTAATACTCCACCACTCCACTTAAACAGCCTCCATGAAACTGAAATTGACCATCAATGCAGTGTCATGTTAAATTAACATTGCCAACCACATAGGGGCAATGTGGCTCCCTCACATTCCAGATGAGATGGGTAATGACCcgcaatgctctctctctctctctctctctctctctctcctctcctctcctctcctctcctctcctctcctctcctctcctctcctctcctctcctctcctctcctctcctctcctctcctctcctctcctctcctctcctctcctctcctctcctctcctctcctctcctctcctctcctctcctctcctctcctctcctccctcaaagCCTTACTTGTTAGCCTCATTTTCAGAATGTtcaagggatacttcaggattttggcaatgctagcagatacccatagactatCAGTCATTGCattaacgctagttagcattagcttgCAAAacctacctctaacttccttcacactggacacagagacataaacatggtatccacgagttcaccTGACTGTGGGGGAGTAGATAAAGGGCATCGTTGCCAAAATCCCGGCAAAATGGCAAACCCGTTTTAAAACATATTTAAAGGGACCGATTTGTTTTCCAGTGTTGAATTTTCTAATCAAATATTGTGGGAACATAATATCCATGTCTGTCTACCACCCCAGGATAACGTTTTTTTATCAAGAGAGGCCCGATCAGACATCGTACAGCCAGACCAACACATACAAACCAAGCTCCTGTAACTAGTTTTGTTTACACCTTCAGAAActaattttgtgtgtgtgtgtgtgtgtgtgtgtgtgtgtgtgtgtgtgtgtgtgtgtgtgttagagagaaagagtgtgtgtgtgcatatttggCAAGTGTGTGtggtgattatgtgtgtgtgcccATTACTTCAACCCACCCCAGGCCTCAGAAGGTCAGACAGCTCTATCAATTGAAAAAGTGACCAATTTAGCTCAAAATGCAAATCCAGTTGCATCCTCATTGGCAAAAtgtaagtgtttttttttttcaggggACAAATTGACAAAAATGTGTGCAGCCTCCCACCATCTCCTGATTTCACTGATTAATCAAGTAAATAAAAATCTTGGTTTAATTAAAACCATCTGGACGTGCTCCCAGTCCAAACACTGGCGGACCCCACAGTCCTGTTCCACAGCACTGGAGAAGTGTACACGATAAATGACCACATACAACGAGAGAATAACTCAATGTAATGAGGGAacttagcaataataataataactagcACACGGTGTCAAAATGCTAAGAAATAGGTGCATTCTACAAATAGGCAAAGAAAATTAGCAAAATAAAGGAGATAATTCAATTGAAAAAGCCAACTTTAAAAAAATAACGACAATACTCAAATATAGAGTAGACCTCCATATGTGCCCTTGACTTTCATAAACACATCTTCTTAAAGTGTCACTGTTTTCATTTGCTTAAGTAACGCTTTTCCCTCAGCTGGAACCAGAGTAATGGCCTTGTTTACACGGCAATAAGAAACACTGTAGTAGGCTCATAAACGGATATTACAGATTCAACAAAACATCACACAAAGGATAAATGTTGATCATTTGGCCTCATAATCTCTCTCTCATCGATGTCGCCTGTCCTTTCAGACTACTCGACTGTACAACAAACAGAATTTCAATTTCAGTCTTACTGTACCGTATGTGTGAGTTGTTGAGCCACAGAGGCATGAGGGGTAATGCCAAAGTAAAGACAGTTAGTTGCTCTGTTTGTGTTGTTTTATTTTTCTGAATTAAATCAATCGTAGGACGTACTCCAGCCAAACAGACCATATGCCAACCTGAACCGGTTTGCAATGGTGAAACGATGGCGACTCTCCCCCCATATTAGACGTTGAGAGGTCATCACAAAGAGAAGTAGGCCTCATCATGTCGTCTCAGTGATGggtgagggcacacacttagagAAAGCAGCAGCAGCCTGAGTATCTGAGCATTCTGACCCACATGACCAGACTACCATAGTGCATCGTGGCAGCACTCTCATTGACTCCCCCGTCAACTCTCCGAGACGGTCCACACATCTTAACCCTCCTCGGCCATTAGTCAgtcactccacacacacagagagagacacatacacacacacacacacacacacacacaacctcagacACATAATACACCCAGAACGAGCATAGAGCTCTGCCTGTACTCCAATTAAAGTCCCATTAAAGTTTGGGCTGAAAGGGGGACGGACCGGAGGAAGCAGAGAAGGGCATTTATTGATGGTGCCCTCACTTCTCATTCCTACATTAAGCTGATTTTAAAAGCAATTAATACACATGGTCAAGGAAGAGTAATGGAGCGCCCTCTATTCTTAACCCGCCAGACATACCCCAGTCATAGACCTGACCAGCCGAACCCTGATTTGCATTATAAATGACAAGATAAATCTTAATGGATTGAGGATAATCAGCTCACCATGTAggctgacacatacacacacaagttacacacacacacacacacacacacaagggaaaTGAAGGGCTTTGAATACGCCTGCATTGATTattttacattattagcccaCCTCTCTTTGGGTCTCCAATGCTTTTAGCCAAAGCTTTAACACATTTACAGAGACTTATTGACTATAATTACAAACGAGTCTTGGTAATGGACACATCAATTATGAGTCGCACATGTCTTTGACCAGGCGGTGCACAGGGAATCCCAATCCGCGGTCCATTAGCATCTCCGGCAGCTCAGTCTTTGCCTTCTCCTTTCCTCCAATGCATGGCTTAAGCTCACACCACTGCATGAACCATGCCTCCCCTCTGATACCCGGCCTGGCCCTGATACCGCTATATAGGCTCGACTACAGTATCTCAAAACCTGATGTCCAACACATAATGATTGACAACGCCGGCCAATTCTAAGTGGTGTATACACTGTATAATAACACCTATAAATATTAGTGATGCAGCTATCAATGACTTTAAAATAacccttttttttaaattaaaaagtatgtatcacaaaaaaaaacaacagcAGTGAAGGttttcaaataaatgttttgggaGACAACATACCTGTATGTGTGCGGATGTGAGCCAGGAAGGCCATGGAGTTGCTGCTCTTGCACACCTTGCCGCAGTGCTTGCACACGCTGCCCTGGTTCTCCTCGCGCTCGCGGTTGATCTGCTCCGTGTCCTCCAGGACGTACTTGTTGACCTCGCGCAACAGCTCCTCGTGCTTCTCCTTGATGTGCACGAACAGCTCTTGCTCTGTCTCGAACGGGTCCGTGCACTTCACGCACTTGAAGGTGGCGCCGCCCTCCGGAAGCTCCTCGATGCTGGCCTGCTCGTTGCGCAGGTGGGCGGCGCTGGTCAGGTGCTGGTGCAGGTTGCTCTCCGTGTAGAAGGACTTGCCGCACAGCATGCAGTGGAAGTGCTTCTCCTTGGACGGGTGCTTCATGGAGATGTGCACATTGAGGCCGCTCATGCCGTCCGCCACGAAGCCACAGTCCTCGCAGCGGATGCGGGGGTTGGGAGTTAACCCCTTGGACAGACCTGAAGACCCTACAGGTTTGGTTCTTTTGATCTTCTGAAAACTGCCCGCCCCGGCCAGGCCACTTACAGCCAGGCCAGAGTGGCCCTCAACAGAGTGAGCCATGCGTTCTTCATGCAAAGCCAGCTCGGCTTCAGTCAAGGACTTGAGAGGTATGATGCAAGCGTCGAACGGCAGCGCCCTGGTGAGCTGTTTCTCTGGGGAAGAGATGTCAGGTTTCTCATCAGCCATCTCAACGTCGTCATCTGAACAGAATAGCTCTGGTTCCGCCTCGGGTTCGGCCCCTTCCTTCTGGCCTTCCTCAGGCGGTGTTATGGTGATTTCTGCTGGTGCTTCCTGAGGCTCCATCGTACCTGGTGCTTCGTTGCGGGTTTGTTCCGAGCCACCACCGGACGCCTCACCAGCCACCTGGATCTCTGTGTTTTCCTCAACAACAGTGCCACTAACTTCCACTATTGTGGCTGCATGCTCATTGCTCCAAACGTCAGAAGTCTGTGTGGGGTTAGTGGTAATATGCTCTGTGTCTGTGGGCTGGTCTGTAGCTGTGTCTGTGGGCGGGTCTGTAGCTATGGGCTGgtctgtacctgtgtctgtgGGCTGGTCTGTGGGCTGGTCTGTGGGCTGgtctgtagctgtgtctgtaGGCGGGTCTGTAGCTGTGCCTGTGGGCTGGTCTGTGGGCTGGTCTGTAGCTGTGTCTGTGGGCTGGTCTGTAGCTGTGTCTGTGGGCTGGTCTGTAGCTGTGTCTGTGGGCTGGTCTGTAGCTGTGTCTGTGGGCTGGTCTGTAGCTGTGTCTGTGGGCTGGTCTGTAGCTGTGTCTGTGGGCTGGTCTGTAGCCGTGTCTGTGGGTTGGTCTGTAGCCGTGTCTGTGGGTTGCTCTGTATCAGTGATAGGGGgctggtctgtgtctgtgttgttgggCTGCTCTGTCTCTGTGGGTTGGTCTGTATCTGTGTATGTGGGTTGATCTGTATCGATGATAGGGGgctggtctgtgtctgtgttgttgggCTGCTCTGTCTCTGTGGGTTGGTCTGTATCTGTGGGTTGGTCTGTGTCTATAATGTTAGGCTGGTCTGTAGTTGTGCCTGTGGGCTGGTCTATGTCTGTGTCAGGGGGCACTGAGGGGGAGGGATCCTCAGAGTGAGCATTGTTGTCAGCATCAGGGTCAGCTCTGTTCCCCAGCTCCATGGCCTCCTCCTCCGGCTGTGCCAGGTCTTCCACCACAAAGCTCTCCAGGTTCTCTAGGTAGACCTCACTCTTCTGCTTATGCTTGTCCGTGGCGGCGTGGCGAGACATCTCTCGACGCGTGACCGCGTAGTAGCTGCACGCCAGGCACACAAACTCAAAGTCCCGGGTGTGTCTCCTCTTCACGTGGAGGTCGAGGGAGGGAATCGAATGAGCTACGAAGCTGCAATGGCTGCAGGAGTTGACCAAGTCGTACTTGCTCTTTTTCGGGCTGTTCACTTGTGCTTTGACGCCGTCTTGTGACAGCTCCCCTGTTTTGTCCGTGGCCCCCTCCTCGCCTTTGGACCCTCCTCTGACTGGACTATTCTGATGTATAGCCTCACCCTCGCTGGCCTGAGAGCCTGACTCCTTACTCACGACCTGCACTGATGTATCCAGGTCCACTTGGCCATCGCTACTAGCATCCTCCACACGTTTAAGGTGCTTCTTTGTGACACAGTGGCGGTCCATGTCGCCTTTCGTCACACAGTTGTAAGAACAAAGCCTGCAGGTGAAGCTGTACTGCCGGCTGTGCTTACGACGAATATGCACGTTTAGATTGGTACTATTGGAGGCGAGAAGGCCACAGTATTCACATGTAGTTGCAGCGGGCCCCTTtggcctgcctctcctcctcttggGGGGGCTTTTCTCGTCCATGTGCTCTTCCATGTTCTCCAACACGACTTTCGCAGCCTCAACAGCTTCCTCATTAACATCAGGTTGCAGCTCTCCATCGTGTCCGGTGACCCCTACTGCCACGTCATCTGTCAGCATGTCGTCACCGATCGAATCTCTGCTCACCTTCTCAACGCACTCCTCAAAGGAGGACCCTGTGTTTTTCTCCTCAGCCACACGCTGGTGGCTCTCCGAGGACACGTGCGTGTCCATCCACTCGGAGGTAGCGGTGTAGTAGTGGCAGACGTTACAGAGGAAGCGATGCTCGCCATGCTGCTTTAGCCGCGCGTGGCTCTCCAGTAAAGCAGAGTTGCTGACCCTGAATTCGCAACTCCCGCACTGCAGCTGGAACCTGGCACCGAGCGCACGCTTGGACGCCCGGGTCTGAGTCGTCGTGGAGGCAAAGATTTGAGCCTGTTCGGCCGTCTTCTTGTCCGTGGGTGACGCGAGGCCAGAGGATTCCCTGCTTTCCGCGACTCGTTTGTTGTGCTTGTTACTAAGGCAGTGCTTTTCGTAGTCGCACTTTGCCACACAGGCGTACAAGCAGAATTCACAGAAGTAATTCATCTCTTTGGTGTGGCGTCTCTTGATGTGTGTATCTAGGCTTGGCTTGTCCCTAAACTCGTGACCACAGTAGCTGCAAGCATGTATAGTCTTGGGCTTGGGGCCCCGTTTACCTACTATCTTCTTACCGGGGGTCTTTTCTTGCTCCTCTTCTGCAGCCATTGTAGTCACCTTCATATCAAAAGTATCTCTCCCTGTCCCTTGTTTCTCAGCAATTTCCTCTTGGGCTATTATTGTAGTCACCTCCCCCTCAGAAACCCCTGGCTCTGTGCCCTGGCTCTGACTCTCTGTGGCATCCTGCTGTCTCTCACTGCTGCTCACTTTCTCCTCAGTGTCTCCACCTGTGTTGTAATTCGAAGTCGGTGCTGTTGCTCCGGTTGTGGAGCCATCTATTTCAACAAGTACCTCAGCTGAGCTCACACCTCTGGTCTTTCCTCGACCGGTGTGCTTCCTCTTGGAGTGAATCTTCAAGGCAGTTGGAGTTTTGGCCACAAAGCCACAAATGGGACAGGCACAGCCGTAACCTGTCTCCGGGGTAATGTTCACCTCAACCCGAGGGGGCTGGTCTGACTCCTTCCCATCAGCCACCTTACCGCCGGTGTCCTCCTCAATCTCTCCCGTGCTGTCACCTGTGACATCATCAGGCCTGGGCCTCTTTGCTAGGGGAGGAATTCCTCCACTTTccatttcctctgtggagacacGTCCTGTGTCCCCATGATGAGGCACCGTGTCCTCATTAATCTCCTTCCCTGACCTTAATTCTCTGTCCATGTTAGACAACTCCTGATGCCTTTACATGAGAAGAGGAAATTGGACTCTGTTCCAGCAATCAATTAAGTTATGATCCTGTTCCTGTAAAGTAAAATTTAAGATGGGCAATCCTCATATAATTGACTGTGAAATTAGCTGAACAAAATAAATATAACAAGTGTTTCAAATTGTATAGCTGGAGTAGGCTACTCAGAGATCATTCTGCGTGTTCAAAAACGAAGTAGGCCAAATGTAGGTATCGGTCGCCATCTAGTGATTTTAGAATGAAACTGTTCAATGATAAGGTGGTTGACGTTGCATGCATATGATGTTAcatttgattaaaaaatatatatttttaaaacaggGAAAGGCAGTGAGTGGTCAGTAGCATAAATTGAAGTAGGTTACAATTAATTAGGCCTAGATTCTATTTACCTCTCCCCTTTAAATCTATTTAACTTCAAAGACACCTAATTTATAAACATTATACAATAGACTTAGTACAGCTGATGGTTGACACAGATGAGTCTCCTAAGAAGAACTTAGCCGGCTTAGATATTCACTCTCCCTTCTTGCgagtctactgtagtctacattTAGGCACCATCTGTCTGGATGAGGTGCCAATCGCTTGTGAGAATTTTTGTCAAAATCTCATTGCTATGCAATATCTTTTTCAACCTGATATAATCCCCACCGTGACATTACATGAACTCGTTTTGTTCCCCATCGAATTTTATGACTACTCTCCTCAAACATTTAGATAATATGTCAAATGAATTATATGCGTAGTCAAGTTTGCTTTAAAAGCAGGCAATGattcatttatttttaaatctaAATTAACTAAACCTCACCTGAACCTCTTCCCACCTGCTCCAGTAGCCAGTAGCCAGTCTAGCCACCCAGTATTGATTTATTTCAAGATAGTGTCCAAATTGATGAGAGATTACACGgtaataacaaaaatataaacgcaacatgcaacaatttcaaagattttgctgagttacagttcaggaaattaggccctaatctatggatatcacatgactgggcagggggccTGCCATGGTTGGGCATAgaccacccacttgggagccaggcccagcaaatcagaatttgtttttccccacaaaagagctATATTACCGACATAAATATTCCTCTGCACCCGCCcctcccacaggtgaagaagacggatgtggaggtcctgggctggcgtggttacacgtggtctgcgattgtgaaGCTAGTTGGACAcgctaccaaattctctaaaactacattggaggtggcttatggtagagattaACATGTActtatctggcaacagctatggtggacattcctgcagtcag harbors:
- the LOC109901775 gene encoding zinc finger protein 407, which codes for MDRELRSGKEINEDTVPHHGDTGRVSTEEMESGGIPPLAKRPRPDDVTGDSTGEIEEDTGGKVADGKESDQPPRVEVNITPETGYGCACPICGFVAKTPTALKIHSKRKHTGRGKTRGVSSAEVLVEIDGSTTGATAPTSNYNTGGDTEEKVSSSERQQDATESQSQGTEPGVSEGEVTTIIAQEEIAEKQGTGRDTFDMKVTTMAAEEEQEKTPGKKIVGKRGPKPKTIHACSYCGHEFRDKPSLDTHIKRRHTKEMNYFCEFCLYACVAKCDYEKHCLSNKHNKRVAESRESSGLASPTDKKTAEQAQIFASTTTQTRASKRALGARFQLQCGSCEFRVSNSALLESHARLKQHGEHRFLCNVCHYYTATSEWMDTHVSSESHQRVAEEKNTGSSFEECVEKVSRDSIGDDMLTDDVAVGVTGHDGELQPDVNEEAVEAAKVVLENMEEHMDEKSPPKRRRGRPKGPAATTCEYCGLLASNSTNLNVHIRRKHSRQYSFTCRLCSYNCVTKGDMDRHCVTKKHLKRVEDASSDGQVDLDTSVQVVSKESGSQASEGEAIHQNSPVRGGSKGEEGATDKTGELSQDGVKAQVNSPKKSKYDLVNSCSHCSFVAHSIPSLDLHVKRRHTRDFEFVCLACSYYAVTRREMSRHAATDKHKQKSEVYLENLESFVVEDLAQPEEEAMELGNRADPDADNNAHSEDPSPSVPPDTDIDQPTGTTTDQPNIIDTDQPTDTDQPTETEQPNNTDTDQPPIIDTDQPTYTDTDQPTETEQPNNTDTDQPPITDTEQPTDTATDQPTDTATDQPTDTATDQPTDTATDQPTDTATDQPTDTATDQPTDTATDQPTDTATDQPTDQPTGTATDPPTDTATDQPTDQPTDQPTDTGTDQPIATDPPTDTATDQPTDTEHITTNPTQTSDVWSNEHAATIVEVSGTVVEENTEIQVAGEASGGGSEQTRNEAPGTMEPQEAPAEITITPPEEGQKEGAEPEAEPELFCSDDDVEMADEKPDISSPEKQLTRALPFDACIIPLKSLTEAELALHEERMAHSVEGHSGLAVSGLAGAGSFQKIKRTKPVGSSGLSKGLTPNPRIRCEDCGFVADGMSGLNVHISMKHPSKEKHFHCMLCGKSFYTESNLHQHLTSAAHLRNEQASIEELPEGGATFKCVKCTDPFETEQELFVHIKEKHEELLREVNKYVLEDTEQINREREENQGSVCKHCGKVCKSSNSMAFLAHIRTHTGSKPFKCKICNFATAQLGDARNHVKRHLGMREYKCHICGWAFVMKKHLSTHLLGKHGLGQPKERKFECDLCDRSFSEKWALNNHMKLHTGDKPHKCAWPACHYAFLTLSAMKDHYRTHTGEKSFLCDLCGFAGGTRHALTKHRRQHTGERPFKCQLCGFASTTQSHLTRHKRVHTGEKPYRCPWCDYRSNCAENIRKHILHTGKHEGVKMYNCPKCDYGTNGPMDFRNHLKEHHPDIENPDLAYLHAGIVSKSFECRLKGQGATFVEVDTAFDGAFPVRRVGSMEGLEGQEGVQQVIIIQGYGDGEMAFDQALEESAAATLRDLAMAGQVAEVLHITEDGQVISSGREVSAGGAHHLAGGTTQYVLLESGGSAAGGEGHGGRAMHHHMVSESSTALDALLSAVSEMGQQEEDSQEVMTQEVVSEVMERVEEEEMEVEVKTEEEVCEEQQVQEEQVVQEVLQFAASQLMMKEGLTQVIVNDEGTHYIVTELDDNTLQVEGTMYTQHHGGEDDQQSEGVSEGQAGERMVYYLDGAPHNVVLEKVEVD